In bacterium, a single genomic region encodes these proteins:
- a CDS encoding glycosyltransferase N-terminal domain-containing protein, which translates to MLLIVYQALGAVALAALLLLAPFVPALRRGLRERLGGAARGEAAAGTIWVHAASVGEVRAAAPLIGALLRERPDARVLLSTFTPGGRRVAEETVAAGEPRVRCRFLPLDWGWIPAAAVRRERPALFVLLETELWPVLLVALRRAGVPVLVVNGRISPRRAGRYVALRRAL; encoded by the coding sequence ATGCTGCTCATCGTCTATCAGGCCCTCGGCGCGGTTGCCCTGGCCGCGCTGCTGCTGCTGGCGCCCTTCGTGCCGGCGCTGCGCCGGGGGCTCCGCGAGCGCCTCGGCGGCGCGGCGCGCGGGGAGGCGGCCGCCGGGACGATCTGGGTTCACGCCGCCTCCGTCGGCGAGGTGCGGGCGGCGGCCCCGCTGATCGGCGCGTTGCTGCGCGAGCGCCCCGACGCCCGCGTCCTGCTCTCAACGTTCACGCCCGGCGGTCGTCGCGTGGCCGAGGAGACGGTGGCCGCCGGCGAGCCGCGGGTGCGCTGCCGCTTCCTGCCGCTGGACTGGGGGTGGATTCCGGCGGCGGCCGTGCGCCGCGAACGCCCGGCGCTGTTCGTCCTGCTCGAGACCGAGCTCTGGCCGGTGCTGCTCGTCGCGCTGCGGCGCGCGGGCGTGCCCGTGCTCGTCGTCAACGGCCGCATCTCGCCGCGCCGCGCCGGGCGCTACGTGGCGCTGCGCCGGGCGCTG